One Defluviimonas sp. SAOS-178_SWC DNA window includes the following coding sequences:
- a CDS encoding UvrD-helicase domain-containing protein, translating to MIELPEVSDQDVQWACKVLGLPESAFSGADGADPRLGVLRENATLDVEACPGSGKTTLLVAKLAILARHWNAAERGICVLSHTNAARREIERKLGATSEGQRLLSYPHYVGTIHGFVNEYLALPWLRSKGITIEAVDDDICLNWRWKRLPFVTRRALEQRRQSIHRLRYQNSDFDLGDIPWGKGGVLGKSSQTYQNMQGVCRDSYGAGLYCHDEMFVWASDLLDRHPEVVRHLRQRFPLLLIDEVQDNSESQSRLLQRIFMAGDRPVTRQRIGDQNQAIYAYEGQDGAATDSFPVEDIKWTLPNSYRFGNSVAALANPLGVSPHGLVGQGGVGRSGEPELVGRHAIFLVDDDSAGRVIDEYVAYLRQEFGAAELSSGDFTAVGAVHRTHKDDNLPYSIRHYWPEYDPEISGAEPRPKTLLQYLAAGRRLAELSGETSDLVEKLAQGLLRLARLMSPETAIGTRKRNHRYVMELLEGNKGALETYLSLVRIFAVSRLVPVQVRWDAEYKQLFEELGRVLSAADATPAAANEFLAWSEIGGGDPAKAKQNNVLKDATQEPAIKVRVGSIHSVKGETHTATLVLETFYYAHHLKELKPWLLGQNQGGNGRSDRIKQRLRLHYVAMTRAARLLCLAMRADAFDDAEIGRLRENGWRVARITLNGIDWVE from the coding sequence GTGATCGAGCTACCAGAAGTCAGCGACCAGGACGTTCAGTGGGCTTGCAAAGTCCTCGGGCTGCCTGAATCGGCGTTTTCTGGTGCGGACGGAGCGGACCCGCGACTCGGTGTGTTGCGCGAGAACGCGACCTTGGATGTGGAAGCGTGCCCTGGAAGCGGGAAGACCACTCTGCTCGTCGCAAAGCTGGCAATTCTCGCCCGACATTGGAACGCAGCAGAGCGCGGCATCTGCGTCCTTTCCCACACCAATGCTGCGCGGCGCGAGATTGAAAGGAAGCTCGGAGCGACCTCCGAAGGCCAACGGCTGCTTTCCTACCCGCACTATGTGGGCACGATCCATGGATTCGTGAACGAATACCTCGCCCTGCCTTGGCTGAGATCAAAAGGCATTACGATTGAGGCCGTAGACGACGACATTTGCCTAAATTGGCGATGGAAGAGGCTTCCATTTGTCACCAGGCGAGCACTCGAACAAAGGCGGCAGAGCATTCATCGACTGCGCTACCAGAACTCTGACTTCGATCTTGGCGATATCCCTTGGGGCAAGGGCGGAGTGCTTGGCAAGTCATCGCAAACCTATCAAAACATGCAAGGCGTCTGCCGGGACTCCTATGGGGCAGGGCTGTACTGCCATGACGAAATGTTTGTTTGGGCTTCCGACTTACTTGACCGGCATCCCGAGGTTGTGCGGCATCTGAGGCAGCGTTTCCCGCTACTTCTGATCGATGAAGTGCAGGACAACAGCGAGTCTCAATCCCGGTTGCTCCAGCGCATCTTTATGGCGGGCGATCGTCCCGTAACGCGCCAGAGAATTGGTGACCAGAACCAGGCGATCTATGCCTATGAAGGCCAGGACGGAGCGGCGACCGATAGCTTCCCCGTCGAGGATATCAAGTGGACGCTTCCGAACAGTTATCGCTTCGGAAATAGCGTGGCGGCTCTCGCCAATCCCCTCGGCGTCTCGCCTCATGGCTTGGTTGGGCAGGGAGGTGTTGGACGCAGCGGAGAGCCAGAACTTGTGGGCCGTCACGCGATCTTTCTGGTCGATGACGATAGCGCCGGGCGCGTCATCGACGAATATGTCGCCTATCTTCGGCAGGAGTTTGGAGCGGCGGAGCTAAGCAGCGGCGACTTCACCGCCGTGGGAGCAGTTCACCGGACCCACAAGGACGACAATCTACCATATTCGATAAGGCACTACTGGCCCGAGTATGATCCAGAGATATCGGGCGCAGAGCCAAGGCCGAAAACTCTGCTCCAGTATTTGGCGGCAGGACGCCGCCTGGCCGAGTTGTCTGGCGAAACAAGCGATCTGGTTGAAAAGCTCGCCCAAGGACTTCTTAGGCTGGCGCGGCTGATGTCGCCTGAGACCGCCATCGGAACAAGAAAGCGAAACCACCGCTACGTTATGGAACTTCTGGAGGGCAACAAGGGCGCGCTGGAGACATATTTGTCTTTGGTCCGAATATTCGCGGTCTCACGGCTAGTTCCAGTGCAGGTTAGGTGGGACGCCGAGTACAAGCAGCTTTTCGAGGAATTGGGGCGTGTGCTGAGCGCGGCAGATGCGACCCCTGCGGCTGCGAATGAATTTCTTGCTTGGAGCGAGATCGGCGGCGGCGATCCTGCGAAAGCAAAACAGAACAACGTCCTTAAGGATGCGACGCAAGAGCCAGCTATTAAAGTGCGTGTTGGATCCATCCACTCGGTCAAGGGGGAGACGCATACTGCCACACTTGTCTTGGAAACTTTCTACTACGCTCACCATCTAAAAGAGCTAAAGCCGTGGCTGCTAGGACAAAACCAAGGTGGGAACGGTCGATCTGATCGAATAAAGCAGCGTTTGAGGCTGCACTACGTGGCAATGACGAGAGCGGCCAGATTACTTTGCCTTGCCATGCGGGCGGATGCCTTCGACGACGCCGAGATCGGCCGCCTGCGGGAAAATGGCTGGCGCGTCGCTCGCATCACGCTTAACGGAATCGACTGGGTTGAGTGA
- a CDS encoding ParB N-terminal domain-containing protein codes for MHAATTGTEVPTLRAVTLDKIIWCHPGELDYHAPSARQHSEDHIECFARTIREVGAALPVITNGIGNIIAGQGRVEAALRLGIETIPTLPLAWLTEKERKHYVKTLTEFGDLAGWSRDMLQIDLQHVKKIRLATMAKINGRFFHANGKEQPIRARQ; via the coding sequence ATGCACGCAGCCACCACGGGAACCGAAGTTCCCACCCTGAGGGCCGTGACCCTCGACAAGATCATCTGGTGCCATCCGGGTGAGCTGGATTACCACGCGCCGAGCGCGCGTCAGCACAGCGAAGACCACATCGAATGCTTCGCGCGTACGATCCGCGAGGTCGGCGCGGCCCTGCCTGTCATCACGAACGGCATCGGCAACATCATCGCGGGCCAGGGGCGCGTCGAAGCCGCGCTGCGCCTGGGCATCGAGACGATCCCGACGCTGCCGCTCGCCTGGCTCACCGAGAAAGAGCGCAAGCACTACGTCAAGACGCTGACCGAGTTCGGCGACCTCGCGGGCTGGAGCCGTGACATGCTGCAAATTGACTTGCAGCACGTGAAAAAGATCCGCCTCGCGACGATGGCCAAGATCAATGGCCGCTTCTTCCATGCCAATGGCAAGGAGCAGCCGATCCGCGCGCGGCAGTAG
- a CDS encoding ATP-binding protein: MIRLRQLNLDLFGGFTGKQFDFGPRRDVGTPDFHVIYGPNEAGKTTTMEGYLRLLYGFPHREPYDFLHQRKNLRVSGLLDIDGTETAFARLPTRDPSLRDAHGQELPNSALQAHLSGLSEEDYRNLLCLDDLTIEKGGEEITRAKGDIGRLLFSAAAGISELSDVLDKVREEADGLYRKRASSTRLAALKKEHAEIEKQIREIDVSASQYRGLKKAADDALLEEAQVSKRRKELFAAKARLDARVKALPVLGEIGVLDGKLADFSTWPAQLDIDPEDLVRMLTQQTTAQSDITKLGDELEGSRSDLAAIEHHPEHLALTQELEDLDALRSRYATADLDLERRRKTLEQVRADMGLATRDLGAPAGIDPVGLVLSSAALSELERAREKMRDADAAVTREQEEVAAIDERIDAAKEQLRRLGSEESASVDFAEVLERFDVDTLSARHAAASEALKTAGRSRRTALDALAIKGQSFDALPTLPLTLEGAETLLCDVQETTQRHQTTVQELENVRVEIAERDARIAQIKAMDGLVDDDETRSIRAGRDDLWKAHRASLTSESADAVEVAMARVDTAMDLRLSQAADLGTLRQEERDLAAAKAKAGSVEQRVSELERARNAVLERLAGAATEAGLETILAPDTFVSWLRKLELASRADAELRRIQDEHQETFKKADRLIKVLSEHIRRDAPEFDELVAVAKTNLAAQRTHQENLRGAKARVDDLTRDRTKRTEKLAVIEADASSARRDWLDRVAAALPKGLDAGLIEASLQPLQDLREHNKERVSLERQVSAMEDDQTQFAEKVQKLVERVGTTPTGSPLSDYDALKAISEQAMDAEEKARDMNERIKAREVSLAKAQKVLDDIDRAVSELARVFPEGIDTSSLGALRQAVSTATGVISDRARRSDLERSLLSLLDLESLEDARAVLSGATQTGLLAELDEISADLDGIEGLYKGAIEARTSAAQALRAIGGDADVALLVERKTTLELEMQDLALRHLELSLGHRLAEAAIRRYRDAHRSAMMQATETAFSELTNGAYSKLQTQIDGAAETLLALDASGMAKQAQDMSKGTRFQLYLALRAAAYEQLADQGAALPFFCDDIFETFDEERTRSACRVMERVGRRGQAIYLTHHQHVVDIAREVCGDSVQIHSIAG, translated from the coding sequence ATGATACGCTTGCGCCAGCTCAATCTGGATCTCTTCGGCGGGTTTACCGGCAAACAGTTTGATTTCGGGCCCCGCCGAGATGTCGGCACTCCCGACTTCCACGTGATCTACGGGCCAAATGAAGCCGGCAAGACCACGACGATGGAAGGCTATCTCCGGCTTCTCTACGGGTTCCCGCACAGGGAGCCCTACGATTTTCTACACCAACGCAAGAACCTTCGGGTTTCCGGCCTTTTGGATATCGACGGCACTGAAACAGCCTTTGCGCGGCTTCCGACCCGCGATCCGTCGCTGCGGGATGCCCATGGCCAGGAATTGCCCAACAGCGCGTTGCAAGCCCATCTCAGTGGCCTTTCCGAGGAGGACTACCGCAACCTCCTGTGTCTGGACGATTTGACCATCGAAAAGGGGGGCGAAGAGATCACCCGGGCCAAGGGCGATATCGGACGCCTGTTGTTTTCTGCGGCGGCTGGGATCAGCGAACTTTCCGATGTGCTCGACAAAGTCCGGGAAGAGGCTGACGGGCTCTATCGCAAGCGGGCGAGCTCGACGCGGCTCGCGGCCTTGAAAAAAGAACATGCCGAGATCGAGAAGCAGATCCGGGAAATCGATGTTTCCGCGTCGCAGTATCGCGGGCTCAAGAAGGCGGCTGACGATGCCCTGCTGGAGGAAGCCCAGGTTTCCAAACGTCGCAAGGAGCTTTTTGCCGCGAAAGCTCGGCTGGACGCCAGGGTCAAGGCCTTGCCCGTGCTGGGCGAGATCGGTGTGCTCGATGGCAAGCTGGCGGATTTCAGCACCTGGCCGGCGCAATTGGACATCGACCCTGAAGATCTGGTGCGCATGCTCACCCAACAGACCACGGCTCAGAGCGACATCACCAAACTCGGCGATGAGCTCGAAGGATCGCGTTCGGACCTAGCTGCGATCGAACACCATCCCGAACATCTGGCGCTGACGCAGGAGTTGGAGGATCTGGACGCCCTGAGGAGCCGTTACGCGACGGCCGACCTGGACCTGGAGCGGCGCCGCAAGACACTCGAACAGGTTCGCGCAGATATGGGCCTGGCAACCCGGGATCTTGGTGCACCCGCCGGTATCGACCCTGTGGGTCTGGTGCTGTCCTCGGCCGCCTTATCAGAGCTCGAGCGGGCCCGGGAGAAGATGCGGGATGCAGATGCCGCGGTTACGCGGGAGCAGGAAGAGGTGGCTGCGATCGACGAAAGGATCGACGCTGCCAAGGAGCAGCTGCGCCGTCTTGGTTCAGAGGAATCTGCTTCTGTCGACTTTGCGGAAGTCCTCGAGCGCTTTGACGTCGACACGCTTTCCGCGCGCCATGCGGCTGCTTCCGAAGCTCTAAAGACCGCGGGCCGCAGCCGACGCACCGCGCTGGATGCGCTCGCCATCAAGGGACAAAGCTTTGACGCTCTGCCGACCCTTCCTCTGACCCTGGAAGGGGCCGAAACTCTGCTCTGCGATGTGCAGGAAACGACGCAGCGGCATCAGACTACGGTCCAGGAGCTGGAAAACGTTCGGGTCGAAATCGCGGAACGCGACGCTCGGATCGCACAGATCAAGGCCATGGATGGGCTTGTAGACGATGACGAGACCCGCAGCATCCGCGCGGGTCGCGATGACCTCTGGAAGGCTCACAGAGCCAGCTTGACCAGCGAGAGCGCTGACGCCGTCGAGGTCGCTATGGCGCGTGTCGACACCGCAATGGATCTCCGACTTTCGCAGGCTGCTGATCTTGGAACACTGCGCCAGGAAGAACGGGATCTCGCGGCGGCGAAAGCAAAGGCGGGCTCGGTGGAACAACGGGTCTCCGAACTGGAAAGAGCGCGCAACGCAGTATTGGAGCGTTTGGCGGGGGCGGCGACCGAGGCTGGTCTCGAAACCATACTTGCCCCGGACACTTTCGTGAGCTGGTTGCGCAAGCTTGAATTGGCGTCCCGCGCAGATGCCGAATTGCGCCGGATTCAAGACGAGCATCAGGAGACGTTCAAAAAGGCGGACCGGCTGATCAAAGTGCTCTCGGAACACATCCGCCGCGACGCGCCGGAGTTTGACGAATTGGTCGCCGTCGCGAAAACCAATCTCGCCGCGCAGCGCACCCATCAGGAAAACCTGCGCGGCGCCAAGGCGCGTGTTGATGACCTGACCCGAGATCGGACCAAGCGCACCGAAAAGCTTGCGGTCATTGAAGCGGACGCATCGAGCGCGCGCCGTGATTGGCTGGACCGGGTGGCAGCGGCCTTGCCGAAGGGTTTGGACGCAGGTTTGATTGAGGCCTCGCTGCAACCGCTCCAGGACCTGCGTGAACACAACAAGGAACGCGTATCATTGGAGCGTCAGGTTTCGGCCATGGAAGACGACCAGACCCAGTTTGCCGAGAAAGTGCAGAAACTGGTCGAGCGGGTGGGTACCACTCCGACTGGATCGCCACTGTCCGACTACGATGCTCTAAAGGCCATCTCGGAGCAGGCGATGGACGCCGAAGAAAAGGCGCGCGATATGAACGAGCGGATTAAGGCGCGTGAAGTCTCATTGGCCAAGGCTCAAAAGGTCCTGGACGACATAGATCGTGCCGTCTCTGAACTGGCACGGGTGTTTCCCGAAGGCATAGATACCAGTTCTCTGGGCGCTCTGCGGCAGGCCGTCAGCACTGCTACCGGGGTCATCTCTGACAGGGCCAGACGTTCGGACCTTGAGCGCAGTCTGTTGTCGCTCCTTGACCTGGAGAGCCTGGAGGACGCGCGAGCCGTTTTGTCGGGGGCGACCCAAACCGGTTTGCTGGCCGAGCTCGACGAAATCAGCGCTGATCTCGATGGCATTGAAGGGCTCTATAAGGGTGCGATCGAGGCGCGGACCTCCGCCGCACAAGCGCTGCGCGCCATCGGCGGGGATGCGGATGTTGCGCTCCTGGTCGAGAGAAAGACAACGCTCGAACTCGAAATGCAGGACCTGGCACTCCGGCATCTTGAACTGAGTTTGGGTCACCGCCTCGCTGAAGCGGCGATCCGTCGGTACCGCGATGCCCACCGCAGCGCGATGATGCAAGCCACGGAAACGGCGTTTTCGGAGCTCACGAATGGTGCCTATTCGAAACTTCAGACCCAGATCGACGGAGCTGCAGAAACCTTGTTGGCGCTGGATGCGAGTGGCATGGCGAAACAGGCGCAGGACATGTCCAAAGGCACGCGGTTCCAGCTCTATCTCGCCCTGCGCGCTGCGGCCTACGAGCAGTTGGCGGATCAGGGCGCGGCGCTGCCTTTCTTCTGCGATGATATCTTCGAGACCTTCGACGAGGAACGCACGCGTTCAGCCTGCCGAGTGATGGAGCGGGTTGGCCGGCGCGGACAGGCGATCTACCTCACGCACCATCAGCATGTGGTCGATATTGCGCGTGAGGTCTGCGGCGACAGCGTGCAGATCCACAGTATCGCGGGTTAG
- a CDS encoding DUF5681 domain-containing protein, which produces MSDQGNQPAGYANPPAQHRFKKGKSGNPRGRPRKQDDLWSHMNRVLSRKVKLQGSDDQIPIREALIRRLRELALAGDRRALELQRRILAEAGAADVDRFDPEEEKRKVVEALRRIAAAMKKDGGDDA; this is translated from the coding sequence ATGAGCGATCAAGGCAATCAGCCGGCGGGGTATGCCAACCCGCCGGCACAGCACCGCTTCAAGAAGGGTAAATCCGGAAACCCCCGCGGCCGGCCGCGCAAGCAGGATGATCTCTGGAGCCACATGAACCGGGTGCTGAGCCGCAAGGTCAAGCTCCAGGGCAGTGACGATCAGATTCCGATCCGCGAGGCTCTGATCCGCCGTCTGCGGGAACTGGCTCTGGCCGGTGACCGCCGCGCGCTGGAGCTGCAGCGCCGGATTCTGGCCGAGGCGGGCGCCGCAGACGTCGACCGGTTCGACCCTGAAGAGGAAAAGCGGAAGGTGGTGGAAGCGCTCCGCCGCATCGCCGCGGCGATGAAGAAAGACGGAGGCGACGATGCCTGA
- a CDS encoding site-specific DNA-methyltransferase: protein MADIKTLPESTRLKITYRKTGDLIPYAGNARTHSDKQIAQIAASIRKFGFTNPVLIDEKGGIVAGHGRVAAAKQLGIAEVPTIVLGHLTPAERRAYVIADNRLAELAGWDREILKIEFQALAALDLDFDLEITGFETAELDLLLDDSADEDSTDPADEMLEPEPGPAVTQPGDVWVLGKHRLICGDARDPATYAALMGADRARAVFTDPPYNVKIDGHVCGSGTVKHREFAMASGEMDADTFTAFLEASLGAMAAVSLDGAIHYTCMDWRHMAELQAAGAKVYSELKNLVIWAKTNGGMGTFYRSRHELIYVWKVGTAPHTNTFGLGEHGRYRTNVWDYPGVNSFGGNQKDLALHPTVKPVALVADAIKDVTRRGEIVLDGFGGSGTTLIAAERTGRVARVVELDPIYCDVICRRYAALTGVEPVLEATGETFEAAAETRSTEARAPAPEAAE from the coding sequence ATGGCTGACATCAAGACCCTGCCGGAAAGCACCCGGCTCAAGATCACCTATCGCAAGACCGGCGATCTCATTCCCTACGCAGGCAATGCCCGCACCCATAGCGACAAGCAGATCGCGCAGATCGCGGCATCGATCCGCAAGTTCGGCTTCACCAACCCGGTGCTGATCGACGAAAAGGGCGGCATCGTCGCCGGCCACGGCCGCGTGGCGGCGGCAAAGCAGCTTGGCATCGCCGAGGTGCCGACGATCGTGCTGGGCCATCTCACGCCGGCCGAGCGGCGCGCCTATGTCATCGCCGACAACCGCCTGGCCGAGCTCGCGGGCTGGGATCGCGAAATCCTGAAGATCGAATTCCAGGCGCTGGCCGCACTGGATCTCGACTTCGACCTGGAGATCACAGGCTTCGAGACCGCCGAGCTCGATCTGCTGCTCGACGATAGCGCCGACGAAGATTCCACGGACCCGGCTGATGAGATGCTCGAACCCGAGCCCGGGCCGGCGGTGACCCAGCCGGGCGACGTCTGGGTCCTGGGCAAGCACAGGCTTATCTGCGGCGACGCGCGCGACCCGGCGACCTATGCCGCGCTCATGGGTGCCGATCGCGCTCGGGCGGTGTTCACCGATCCACCCTACAACGTGAAGATCGACGGCCATGTCTGCGGCTCCGGTACCGTAAAGCACCGCGAATTCGCGATGGCCTCGGGCGAGATGGATGCGGACACCTTCACCGCCTTCCTCGAGGCCTCTCTCGGCGCCATGGCCGCGGTCAGTCTTGATGGCGCGATCCACTACACCTGCATGGACTGGCGCCACATGGCCGAGCTGCAGGCCGCCGGTGCCAAGGTTTACAGCGAGCTGAAGAACCTCGTCATCTGGGCCAAGACCAATGGCGGCATGGGGACCTTCTACCGCTCCCGGCACGAGCTGATCTATGTCTGGAAGGTCGGCACCGCGCCGCACACCAACACCTTCGGGCTCGGCGAACATGGGCGCTACCGCACCAATGTCTGGGACTATCCCGGTGTGAACAGCTTCGGCGGCAACCAGAAGGATCTGGCGCTGCATCCGACGGTAAAGCCGGTGGCGCTGGTGGCCGATGCGATCAAGGACGTCACCCGCCGCGGCGAGATCGTGCTCGACGGCTTCGGAGGCTCGGGCACCACGCTGATCGCGGCCGAGCGCACCGGCCGTGTCGCGCGGGTGGTGGAGCTCGACCCGATCTACTGTGACGTGATCTGCCGCCGCTACGCAGCGCTTACGGGCGTCGAGCCGGTGCTGGAGGCCACCGGCGAAACCTTCGAGGCCGCGGCCGAGACGCGCTCCACGGAGGCCAGGGCGCCCGCACCGGAGGCTGCAGAATGA
- a CDS encoding DUF5681 domain-containing protein: protein MPDDYDIGYGKPPETSRWRKGQSGNPKGRPKTRVDHLRDAAAILSEPVTARTPDGRPVSLAGLEAAYLALCRKGLKGDVPALLRAITIMLEVQPAVEAKIDDKRRKREDLIARLERLGLPTEALRNRPLEDD, encoded by the coding sequence ATGCCTGACGACTACGATATCGGCTACGGCAAGCCGCCCGAAACCAGTCGGTGGCGGAAGGGGCAGTCGGGCAATCCGAAGGGTCGGCCCAAGACCCGCGTGGACCATCTCAGGGATGCCGCAGCGATCCTGTCAGAGCCGGTAACGGCCCGGACCCCCGACGGGCGCCCCGTGTCCCTCGCCGGGCTGGAGGCGGCCTATCTGGCGCTCTGCCGCAAAGGGCTGAAGGGGGACGTGCCGGCGCTCCTGAGGGCCATCACCATCATGCTTGAGGTCCAGCCGGCCGTCGAAGCAAAGATCGATGACAAGCGCCGGAAGCGGGAAGACCTGATCGCCCGGCTCGAACGGCTCGGCCTGCCGACGGAGGCCCTGCGCAATCGGCCGCTGGAGGACGACTGA
- a CDS encoding metallophosphoesterase family protein, whose translation MIKILHTADVHLDSPLTSLALRDEALRANIQSATRSAFVRIIDTALAEGVRALLIAGDLYDGAQRSAKTAAFLVGQLERLRAAGIPVFYIKGNHDAENPITGEVALPDNVHVFDGRGGKVQLEGTDIWIHGVSFNGKHAPDSLLGKFGGPVSGAINIAMLHTSLAGAAGHDNYAPCSVSELAALGFDYWALGHVHKRQVHSEVPWVVMPGIPQGRDIGEAGPTSATLLTIENGAIGIEEVPTSVISFLGHSIDVSGAEADDEIRQRIRSGLHGPIQDMRADDAAILRLKLSGRTTRHWQVLRDRDIWAETVSQIAEETGRLWIEKLIFALEAPDAAADTSATQELGRLMAQIAAEEGFAAQAQAEVDEVLSQLPPARRAELMSDAAALSALTKELAGAGSEHLFALMKGASE comes from the coding sequence TTGATCAAGATTTTGCACACCGCCGATGTTCACCTTGACTCGCCGCTCACGTCCCTGGCGCTTCGCGACGAGGCTTTGCGCGCGAACATCCAATCGGCCACGCGGTCCGCCTTTGTTCGGATCATCGATACCGCGCTCGCTGAGGGCGTCCGGGCGCTTTTAATCGCTGGCGACCTGTACGACGGCGCACAGCGCAGCGCCAAGACAGCGGCCTTTCTGGTGGGGCAGCTTGAAAGGCTGCGGGCCGCCGGGATCCCGGTGTTCTACATCAAAGGCAATCACGACGCCGAAAACCCGATCACCGGCGAAGTTGCACTCCCCGACAACGTTCACGTGTTCGATGGACGGGGTGGCAAGGTGCAGTTGGAAGGTACCGACATCTGGATCCACGGCGTCAGCTTCAACGGTAAACACGCCCCCGACAGTCTGCTCGGCAAGTTCGGCGGCCCGGTTTCCGGCGCCATCAACATTGCGATGCTGCACACGTCCCTGGCCGGAGCCGCCGGTCACGACAACTATGCGCCCTGTTCTGTCAGTGAACTTGCCGCCTTGGGCTTTGACTACTGGGCGCTCGGCCATGTGCACAAACGGCAAGTGCACAGTGAGGTGCCTTGGGTCGTCATGCCCGGGATCCCCCAGGGGCGCGACATTGGCGAGGCGGGTCCCACGTCGGCCACGCTTCTAACGATTGAGAACGGGGCGATCGGCATCGAAGAGGTGCCCACCTCGGTGATTTCGTTCCTCGGTCACAGCATCGATGTTTCTGGCGCCGAGGCCGATGACGAGATCCGCCAAAGAATCCGAAGTGGCCTGCATGGGCCCATCCAAGACATGCGCGCCGATGACGCTGCCATTTTGCGCCTTAAACTTTCGGGGCGCACCACGCGGCATTGGCAAGTTTTGCGCGACCGAGACATCTGGGCTGAAACCGTCTCGCAGATCGCCGAAGAGACCGGTCGACTGTGGATCGAGAAGCTAATCTTTGCGCTCGAGGCACCCGATGCGGCGGCTGATACCAGCGCCACCCAAGAGTTGGGGCGGCTGATGGCGCAGATCGCGGCAGAAGAAGGGTTTGCGGCGCAGGCGCAGGCCGAAGTCGATGAGGTTCTGTCGCAACTTCCTCCAGCTCGGCGCGCGGAGCTCATGTCCGATGCCGCGGCGCTTTCCGCCCTCACGAAGGAGTTGGCCGGGGCCGGGTCGGAGCACCTCTTTGCCCTGATGAAGGGAGCTTCGGAATGA
- a CDS encoding helix-turn-helix domain-containing protein, with the protein MEIRERLSLNMRRLRQSKGWSQEEFAHQAGLHRTYVSDLERGARNPTITVVDKLAVALGVPVGALLDEQRSGAS; encoded by the coding sequence ATGGAGATCCGCGAACGCCTGAGCCTCAACATGCGCCGTCTGCGCCAGTCGAAAGGCTGGTCGCAGGAGGAGTTTGCGCATCAGGCCGGGCTGCATCGGACCTATGTCAGCGACCTGGAACGCGGGGCGCGCAATCCGACAATTACCGTGGTCGACAAGTTGGCGGTGGCGCTGGGCGTACCGGTGGGTGCGTTGCTCGACGAACAGCGCTCCGGCGCGAGTTAG